GATGCGTCACTTTGAGTCCATCAGTGACCTGGATGTTCTGGCTCTGTCTCCTTGTGCTGCTGGACCCCGACGTCCTCGTCTCTCCGAAACTCTGTGGTGTGAATCTTCCGCTGCCACTGGAACTCCGGCTTCTCTGCTCGCTGCCACAGTCAGGCGATGCTCCGACACCTGACCAGAGGATCTTAGCCTGACTGAGCTGGGCCTTGATCAGCTCGTTCTGTCTGCTCAGCTGAGCGATCTCAGCCAGCAGGGCCTCTGCAGGGAGCTTAGAGCTGAGTGGGTCGGACGACGTCAGTGAgagtgaggaggtggaggggaggctGGTGAGGGGGAGGCTGGCGAGGCTCGAGGATGAGGCCTGGATGTCCTCACGAGAGCGGATGTTATCTATGGGAAGAAGCTGCTGGTGCGACGGTACAGGAAGAGtcactgtgaaagaaaaacacagaagctTTTTATACCTGATTGAGGAGGGGTTGAAATCAGATAATAACTTCAAAGAACGAGACTGTTACCAGGAATATGTTGCCAGTTGTCTCTCTGTCGAGGTGGGGAGAGCAGGACGGCAGGAGAAACAGAGGCTTGGATTCGCTCAGGAACAGGCGCAGATTCAAAAACTACACCAGTAATTCACCAAAATGTAAACCAGTTATTACCCTTTTacattaccacacacacacacacacacacacacacacacacacacacacacacacacacacacacacacacacttacacacacacttacacacacacttacacacacacacacacacacacactgtatgaacCTGCAGCTTTGACATCAGAGGcttggggtgggtgggtgtgcggCTCCAGTAGTCCAAGTCCCCCTATCAACAACAACACCGCGTCCATCTTCTGCTCCAGCTCTGCGGTCCGCTGCTGCAACCCTGCCTGAGAGGAGGCGACAGggaatgaaaatgatttatttgtacAGTTTGGACTCTGAGCAACAAGCTAGTGCCAGACGATGAGTGAAGCTCTGTTGACACCTGCAAGGCGGCAGCCTCTTCTCTCAGCGCCATGGTCTCCGCAGTGAGAGCATCAATCAGGCCCCGctgctccctcagctcctcctccatgtttttcctctcctcagcctCTTTCTGAACTCTCTCGTCCATCTGACACAGACAGGGGAGAGGATGGTTCAAATTAAACAGATTTGATTtaagtaatcactttgcctccTTTATACCGTCCTCAAATCATGTAATTGTTGCTTGGGGATGCAAAAGTAACCGCAGATTTACTTCAAAAGTTGACACTGCATTAATCACCATGCATCAGTTAAGTGACcttgacaaaaaaatggaaacaaagtgACCCGAAGGCGAAGCTAACCTGGAAATGAAGAAGATATTcgaaaaatataaaacacaattgTGTGCTATGGAAAGTAGTATCAGAAACcaatttttcttaaaataaagatgtattgggtacatttttaaacacaataaagacaaaaatacagaCCCAAGTGAGACTGAGATGACCCAATTTCTTTCTTGCCTTGTCCATGTACATTGAATGTGCAGAATGTACAGTAAACCATCAGTCTATAAGAGAGATGAATGAAGACTCCATTGATCTACTGCTGTACCTGTTTGAGGTGGTGCACGAAGCGTCCGAGGGTGGAGATCAGCGCAACAGAGAATCCAGTGAGGCCTTGTGTTCTGTGCCGTTTTGGACTCTGCGCCGACCCTGGTGCTGTGTCAGGACTCAGAGTATCCAAGTCGGCCTCAACCTGACCCAACATGGCCTGCAGCAGGCCCAGACTAGACTGGTCCCCACTGAGAGAGGCAACGGAGGAGGCACTCAGCTCCGAGCTCTGAGAAATACACTTCCTGGTCCTGCCGGTTCGGCCATTGATCCTTCCTGCAGAACACATACAAtgaaaatcaattatttttttcttatacgAGAGCATTTTTTTACCTTGTATATTTGTTACCAGAAATTACCTGACTGGTTAAAAGGCACGTCAGGGTTCAGGACCTGAGCAACCAGGACAGACTGTTCCTCCTTGGCTTCCTCTGGTTGGCTCTGTCTGGTTCGAACACGCTGAACAGCCACTGTAGCATTGAGAGCTGAAAAAATATGAAGTGTATATACTGTAGAACTCTGATATATAACATATGTATCATTGTGGAAATATGACAAAAACCCTATATACGTCATCTTCTCACCTGTTTGGTCTGGTTCTCTGCCTGATGTGCAGGGGGTTACAGGAACACCATATCTGTCTCCATGGTCGGAGACGGGACGACAAAGTTTCTGCTTCTGTATCACTCCACCCCGAGAGAGAGCCTTCATTTTTCGTACATTGGCcctgcaaagaaaaatgtgtgaggGTGTAGTGGTGTCAGCAGCATCCTTTTGTTAGTTCAAACTGTGGTGGTTGTGCGTGCGTACGGTCTCTGTTACAGGCAACAGTACCTTTGGATTACATGATACTGTGAACTGCCAGAAGGATATGCATCTTCATCACTGTGGCCGTCCTCCGAATCATGTAGCTCATTAAGAGCCTGGAATGAACCATTCAGCACATGcaaatatgttatttattttttaaaggagtgGCGGGGGAAAGTTGGTGACGACGTATTGTCCAGTAGCACATCATGAATTTAGAACTTTATCttgacacacacagacctgctgGTCCATCATAGACTGGCTGAGCAGTGACAGCTGAGTGGGAGGATCTGGTCTCTGGAGAACAGGCAGTTCGGAGTCAGAGTCGCAGTGTGGAGCCATGGTCACACTGGGATGCCctgttgaaacacacacacacatacacacacagacacacagatttTTCCTGTCACACACCACAGACAGTGTGTAGTCGCTTCCTGTGCGCAGAGAGGGTGCTGAGAGATGTGGGGGCAGCGGTGTGAAGCCACACGATCATTCACAcacttaataaaaataaatgccagCATTAATACCTAACCCTACAAAATTTCAAGCATCTTTAGTTTGTATGCTACCAGTCTGCCTGCGGGGAGCATCTCCAAACAGGTCCTTGACCACGGCCATGGCTCTGTCGGAGCGGGCCAGCAcatccttcagcagcagctggtcgGAGAGAACCTGCAGCGTTACAAAAACACCACACTCATCATATCAAACTTGGTACAGGGGAAGACTTTGCACAAGAGTtctgtttaacaaaaaaaatcatagccacACACCTCCCTGATGATGTTCAGGCTGGCCTGGTCGAGAGGTGCAGGACTCCCGTTGTGTTTGAGACGACGATTTAGAGCTTTCTCTCTCAGATCCCACTGAGCCGCAGCCTTGTTGTGGGACTGGTGAATCTCGTGCCGATGATCCTGAAGCAGAAGGGAACAATGACACAGTTGTATAGCGACTGTGAAAAACTCTCATTTTAATTATAGAATAATCTAGcagtttattattatagttAAAAGTAGTAGTAGATAAAAAATGTAGTTAAAAATTTCAGCTTAAAATGATTCTctaaaaaacagagaaaagaatgaaTAGCTGTGCATTTGTGAAACTGAAATCTATTACCCCCCGactaatacatttattaaaagtTTTAGTTCAATCAGCTGACTAAATATACTCATGCTCAAGTACTAATAGAGTGCACAATATATGAGATGTGACGGCAAAGATATGCAAACGAAGAGGCAGCATTCATGAACAACACCATGTTCGAAACAGCTCACCAGCTCTGCAGGTGTCAGCTTGTGCACAGACAGGT
This window of the Scophthalmus maximus strain ysfricsl-2021 chromosome 21, ASM2237912v1, whole genome shotgun sequence genome carries:
- the spice1 gene encoding spindle and centriole-associated protein 1, whose amino-acid sequence is MSFVRVGRPLQHNKGKRLVRPKKAAAPKREWVSTVHDLSVHKLTPAELDHRHEIHQSHNKAAAQWDLREKALNRRLKHNGSPAPLDQASLNIIREVLSDQLLLKDVLARSDRAMAVVKDLFGDAPRRQTGHPSVTMAPHCDSDSELPVLQRPDPPTQLSLLSQSMMDQQALNELHDSEDGHSDEDAYPSGSSQYHVIQRANVRKMKALSRGGVIQKQKLCRPVSDHGDRYGVPVTPCTSGREPDQTALNATVAVQRVRTRQSQPEEAKEEQSVLVAQVLNPDVPFNQSGRINGRTGRTRKCISQSSELSASSVASLSGDQSSLGLLQAMLGQVEADLDTLSPDTAPGSAQSPKRHRTQGLTGFSVALISTLGRFVHHLKQMDERVQKEAEERKNMEEELREQRGLIDALTAETMALREEAAALQAGLQQRTAELEQKMDAVLLLIGGLGLLEPHTHPPQASDVKAAVFESAPVPERIQASVSPAVLLSPPRQRDNWQHIPVTLPVPSHQQLLPIDNIRSREDIQASSSSLASLPLTSLPSTSSLSLTSSDPLSSKLPAEALLAEIAQLSRQNELIKAQLSQAKILWSGVGASPDCGSEQRSRSSSGSGRFTPQSFGETRTSGSSSTRRQSQNIQVTDGLKVTHQTTSPNALSVEQRLLELNRQSAAARGRLLDLIEQQKNNVSSKVSPSASPIPTSAFSPHAAGGGSPEVSMLLPSKEFLSHADGGGRRSAGSEVSSHRSEGEAKDGKTQVEKQREREGWFALSAHMR